In the genome of Myxococcus stipitatus, one region contains:
- a CDS encoding inositol monophosphatase family protein, which yields MVAKALETPAALRRTAEEGARLAGRILADRFLGERIIELKGGIDLVTDADRASEEALLAFIRERHPTHAILAEESGATEGTDGLRWLVDPLDGTTNYAHRVPHFCVSVAVEGPGGMLAGAVYDPMLDELFSAAKGEGASLNGRPLRASSVATLSQALLCTGFPYDVRERPEGPVGLFTRFVLRAQGMRRTGSAALDLAYVAAGRFDGFFEFGLKPWDIAAGALLVEEAGGVIRHVTGAPFNVMRGDVIASAPALAPVLLSEAKSFIDEMGWTPRA from the coding sequence ATGGTTGCCAAGGCCCTCGAGACGCCCGCCGCCCTGCGCCGCACCGCGGAGGAGGGAGCTCGATTGGCTGGACGCATCCTCGCCGACCGGTTCCTGGGCGAGCGCATCATCGAGCTCAAGGGCGGCATCGACCTGGTGACGGACGCGGACCGGGCCTCGGAGGAGGCGCTGCTCGCCTTCATCCGTGAGCGCCACCCCACCCACGCCATCCTCGCCGAGGAGAGCGGCGCGACCGAGGGCACGGACGGACTGCGCTGGCTGGTGGACCCGCTCGACGGCACCACGAACTATGCCCACCGCGTGCCGCACTTCTGCGTCAGCGTCGCGGTGGAGGGTCCTGGTGGAATGCTCGCGGGGGCCGTGTATGACCCCATGCTCGACGAGCTCTTCTCGGCTGCGAAGGGAGAAGGCGCCTCGCTCAACGGCCGGCCGCTCCGAGCCAGCAGCGTCGCGACGCTGAGCCAGGCGCTCCTGTGCACGGGATTCCCGTACGACGTGCGTGAGCGCCCCGAGGGCCCCGTGGGCCTCTTCACCCGCTTCGTCCTGCGAGCCCAGGGCATGCGGCGCACGGGCAGCGCCGCCCTGGACCTGGCGTATGTCGCCGCGGGCCGGTTCGATGGCTTCTTCGAGTTCGGCCTCAAGCCGTGGGACATCGCCGCGGGCGCGCTGCTGGTGGAGGAGGCGGGAGGCGTCATCCGCCATGTCACGGGTGCTCCGTTCAACGTGATGCGCGGGGACGTCATCGCCTCCGCGCCCGCGCTCGCCCCGGTGTTGCTCTCCGAGGCCAAGAGCTTCATCGACGAGATGGGCTGGACGCCGCGCGCGTGA
- the mpl gene encoding UDP-N-acetylmuramate:L-alanyl-gamma-D-glutamyl-meso-diaminopimelate ligase: MADDNGNVLDTLEPGSVRRVHLVGVAGTGMGSFAGMLKAAGYEVTGSDENVYPPMSDMLKAWGIPASSPYRPENLDAAKPDLVIIGNVIRRVNPEATAVRERGLKQMSFPAALGSLFLERAHSVVVAGTHGKTTTSSMMAHVLVEAGKDPSFLVGGVTQNYAGNYRVGKGAHFVVEGDEYDTAYWDKGSKFLHYRPRTAILTSVEFDHADIFRDLPHYEATFQKFVRLIPQDGQLIVCAAYPNAVKLAREGCQGRVITYIAKEGADADYVPRGVSFGAEGARFQVVEKGQVLGTVVLPMGGLHNVENALSVIAAARGLGLTFDEIAQGLSTFRGVKRRQEPRGEPGGILVVDDFAHHPTAVRETIAAIHHRYPERRLWAIFEPRSNTSRRNIHQEDYAHAFTGAARASLKVPERHDKVPVGEELDVPRLVKDLQAQGIAAEGSTDVQSLVDLVARESRAGDILLVMSNGAFGGFIEKLLVALRARAGETA, encoded by the coding sequence ATGGCTGACGACAACGGCAACGTCCTCGACACCCTCGAACCCGGCAGCGTGCGCCGCGTCCACCTGGTGGGCGTGGCAGGCACGGGCATGGGCTCCTTCGCCGGCATGCTCAAGGCCGCCGGCTACGAAGTCACCGGCAGCGACGAGAATGTCTACCCGCCCATGAGCGACATGCTCAAGGCGTGGGGCATCCCCGCGTCCTCGCCGTACCGGCCGGAGAACCTGGACGCCGCGAAGCCGGACCTCGTCATCATCGGCAACGTCATCCGCCGCGTGAATCCCGAGGCCACCGCCGTCCGCGAGCGCGGCCTCAAGCAGATGAGCTTCCCCGCCGCGCTTGGCTCGCTCTTCCTGGAGCGCGCCCACTCCGTCGTCGTCGCCGGCACGCATGGCAAGACGACGACGTCGTCGATGATGGCGCACGTCCTCGTCGAGGCGGGCAAGGACCCGTCGTTCCTCGTGGGCGGCGTCACCCAGAACTACGCGGGCAACTACCGCGTGGGCAAGGGCGCGCACTTCGTCGTCGAGGGCGACGAGTACGACACGGCCTACTGGGACAAGGGCTCCAAGTTCCTCCACTACCGCCCGCGCACGGCCATCCTCACCAGCGTGGAGTTCGACCACGCGGACATCTTCAGGGACCTGCCCCACTACGAGGCCACGTTCCAGAAGTTCGTCCGGCTCATCCCCCAGGACGGGCAGCTCATCGTCTGCGCCGCGTACCCCAACGCCGTGAAGCTCGCGCGCGAGGGCTGCCAGGGCCGAGTCATCACGTACATCGCGAAGGAAGGCGCGGACGCGGACTACGTCCCTCGCGGCGTGTCCTTCGGCGCCGAGGGCGCGCGCTTCCAGGTGGTGGAGAAGGGCCAGGTGCTCGGCACGGTGGTGCTGCCTATGGGCGGGCTGCACAACGTGGAGAACGCGCTGTCCGTCATCGCCGCCGCGCGCGGGCTGGGGTTGACGTTCGACGAAATCGCCCAGGGCCTGTCCACGTTCCGCGGGGTGAAGCGCCGGCAGGAGCCTCGCGGCGAGCCGGGTGGAATCCTGGTGGTGGACGACTTCGCGCACCACCCCACGGCGGTGCGAGAGACCATCGCCGCCATCCACCACCGCTACCCCGAGCGACGCCTGTGGGCCATCTTCGAGCCCCGCTCCAACACCAGCCGCCGCAACATCCACCAGGAGGACTACGCCCACGCCTTCACCGGCGCGGCGCGCGCGAGCCTCAAGGTGCCGGAGCGGCATGACAAGGTGCCCGTCGGCGAGGAGCTCGACGTGCCTCGGCTGGTGAAGGACCTCCAGGCCCAGGGCATCGCCGCCGAGGGCTCCACCGACGTCCAGTCCCTGGTGGACCTGGTGGCTCGCGAGTCACGCGCGGGGGACATCCTGCTCGTGATGAGCAACGGCGCGTTCGGCGGCTTCATCGAGAAGCTGCTCGTGGCGCTGCGGGCTCGCGCGGGGGAGACTGCCTGA
- a CDS encoding TlpA disulfide reductase family protein: MRLLLPVLLGALSLTGCARSKMPPLTTDKPGGAEASAGRAEPLSFQVKHYPGGEPYDLTSDRGSVVLLDVWATWCEPCRDALPFYENLGREYASRGLKVYALNVDEDPRAVAPFLKEVKVSLPILLDQNAQVAERTLKVRGMPTMYLIDKRGVVRFVHEGFGEDFLTKYQSEIEALLAEPAP, translated from the coding sequence ATGCGCCTCCTGCTCCCGGTCCTCCTCGGTGCCCTGTCGCTCACGGGCTGTGCCCGCTCCAAGATGCCGCCGCTCACGACGGACAAGCCGGGAGGCGCGGAGGCATCGGCGGGTCGCGCGGAGCCGCTGTCCTTCCAGGTGAAGCACTACCCGGGCGGCGAGCCGTATGACCTGACGAGCGACCGGGGCAGCGTGGTGCTGCTCGACGTGTGGGCCACCTGGTGCGAGCCCTGTCGGGACGCGCTGCCCTTCTACGAGAACCTGGGCCGCGAGTATGCGAGCCGGGGCCTCAAGGTCTACGCGCTCAATGTGGACGAAGACCCGAGGGCCGTCGCGCCGTTCTTGAAGGAGGTGAAGGTCTCGCTGCCCATCCTCCTGGACCAGAACGCCCAGGTGGCCGAGCGCACGCTCAAGGTTCGCGGGATGCCCACGATGTATCTCATCGACAAGCGCGGCGTGGTGCGCTTCGTCCATGAGGGATTCGGTGAGGACTTCCTCACCAAGTACCAGTCGGAAATCGAGGCGCTGCTGGCCGAGCCGGCGCCGTAG